The following proteins are co-located in the Paraburkholderia phytofirmans PsJN genome:
- the gntR gene encoding HTH-type transcriptional regulator GntR encodes MKDKPTRAARQPRTHPSPGNATTATPHEPTRRRLSGRATIADVADLAQVSTMTVSRALKDPAQLSPEARARVEAAVTELGYVPNHAARTLATSRSHVVAVLVPSLSNTVFVDTLAGIQDCLGPAGYQILIGNTGYSSGKQAELVSTYLSHAPDGFLVTGIDGSEAIRQRLAAARVPVVHMYDLSRTPGEWSVGFSQQRAGFTLTKYLLERGYQCPGFVAAQLDPRTMQRRAGFRRALREAGLDPDVEILTDEPSSVGLGSKLLAQMLSHAPACDAIFCCNDDLALGALFECQRRGISVPGRIAIAGFNDLPPSAWSTPSLTTVTTPRYQIGFEAARLLLQILDGHPPERSCIDLRFTLTPRESA; translated from the coding sequence ATGAAAGACAAACCGACTCGCGCGGCAAGACAGCCCCGAACCCATCCGAGCCCAGGCAACGCCACGACCGCGACACCTCATGAACCCACGCGCCGCAGGCTAAGCGGACGCGCGACGATCGCCGACGTCGCGGATCTCGCACAAGTCAGCACAATGACAGTATCGCGTGCCCTGAAGGATCCGGCGCAGTTGTCGCCCGAAGCGCGTGCCCGTGTGGAAGCGGCCGTCACTGAACTCGGCTATGTCCCCAACCATGCGGCACGCACGCTCGCCACGTCGCGCTCACACGTCGTGGCCGTGCTGGTACCATCCTTGTCGAATACGGTTTTTGTCGATACGCTCGCCGGCATCCAGGATTGCCTGGGGCCGGCTGGTTATCAGATTTTAATTGGCAATACTGGTTATTCTTCCGGGAAGCAGGCGGAACTTGTCTCGACCTATCTCTCGCACGCACCCGACGGCTTTCTCGTCACCGGCATCGACGGCTCTGAAGCCATCCGCCAACGCCTGGCTGCGGCACGTGTGCCCGTGGTTCATATGTACGATCTGAGCCGCACTCCCGGCGAATGGTCGGTGGGTTTTTCGCAGCAGCGCGCGGGCTTCACCCTCACGAAGTATCTGCTCGAACGCGGCTACCAGTGTCCGGGATTCGTCGCGGCGCAGCTGGACCCGCGCACCATGCAGCGTCGTGCCGGCTTTCGCCGCGCGCTGCGCGAGGCGGGTCTCGACCCCGATGTCGAGATACTGACTGACGAACCGTCGAGTGTCGGGCTCGGCTCGAAGCTGCTCGCGCAGATGCTGTCGCATGCTCCCGCATGCGACGCAATTTTCTGCTGCAACGACGATCTCGCGCTCGGCGCACTCTTCGAGTGCCAGCGGCGCGGCATTTCTGTACCGGGCCGGATTGCGATCGCGGGATTCAACGATCTGCCGCCTTCCGCATGGTCGACCCCGTCGCTGACGACCGTCACGACGCCACGCTACCAGATCGGCTTCGAGGCCGCGCGACTGTTGTTGCAGATACTGGACGGACACCCTCCCGAGAGGAGTTGCATCGATCTGCGGTTCACGCTCACGCCGCGGGAAAGTGCCTAG
- a CDS encoding AraC family transcriptional regulator, with amino-acid sequence MLDVCLFPEPNMPTSLSGLFRTTLAGPESRLTEAFDNLRTRLDCVSVPEFGLYGASVPVPGDAEEGVWRMASIRDEIFLVISDCNYAHSRSESVLPESFVEFHFSLSGPASVDFSDTGTLQVNAPNLLVCRQGADVRYTVTCGPGPWQSVGLYVTQRYFDRLLGAVGNEADRIRGELAGVGFDQIYNRQMPFSVDALNIVEQLLDSRYRGARQMLYLEGKCTEILCACIEMWLAHARADNPGETLSARDLRLIEQAREMIVGDLRLAPTIPELARAVGTNASKLKRGFKFLYGMTIFEYGHRCRMDRALRLLVGERQPVGQVALAVGYQHQTSFTAAFRDYFGFAPKDARRLASPVVSGPSRVVQHADERSAIDAAKSAPSDQT; translated from the coding sequence ATGCTGGATGTTTGCCTCTTTCCGGAACCCAATATGCCGACTTCGCTATCCGGTCTGTTCCGCACCACGCTCGCCGGACCCGAGTCACGCCTCACGGAGGCATTTGACAATCTGCGTACCCGGCTCGACTGCGTCAGCGTGCCCGAGTTCGGACTATATGGGGCCTCGGTGCCGGTTCCGGGCGACGCGGAAGAGGGCGTGTGGCGTATGGCCAGCATTCGCGACGAGATCTTTCTGGTGATTTCCGACTGCAACTACGCGCACAGCCGCTCCGAGAGTGTTTTGCCGGAGTCGTTCGTGGAATTTCACTTTTCACTATCCGGCCCGGCAAGCGTCGATTTTTCTGATACCGGTACGCTGCAGGTGAATGCCCCCAACCTGCTCGTATGCCGGCAGGGTGCAGACGTGCGCTACACGGTCACCTGTGGGCCAGGCCCATGGCAATCGGTCGGACTCTACGTGACGCAGCGTTATTTCGACCGGTTGCTGGGTGCGGTTGGCAACGAGGCTGACCGCATTCGCGGCGAGCTCGCAGGGGTCGGATTTGACCAGATTTACAACCGGCAGATGCCGTTTAGCGTAGACGCCCTGAACATCGTCGAGCAACTGCTGGATTCCCGCTATCGCGGTGCGCGTCAGATGCTCTATCTGGAAGGCAAGTGTACGGAGATACTGTGCGCATGCATCGAGATGTGGCTCGCGCACGCGCGCGCCGACAACCCCGGCGAGACGCTATCAGCGCGCGACCTGCGGCTGATTGAGCAGGCGCGGGAGATGATCGTCGGCGACCTGCGTCTTGCGCCCACGATTCCCGAACTGGCGCGCGCGGTAGGGACCAATGCTTCGAAGCTCAAGCGTGGATTCAAGTTCCTCTATGGGATGACGATTTTCGAGTATGGTCATCGCTGCCGGATGGATCGTGCGCTTCGGCTTCTGGTAGGCGAACGGCAGCCGGTGGGACAGGTGGCATTGGCGGTCGGCTATCAGCATCAGACCAGCTTTACCGCGGCTTTCCGTGACTACTTTGGCTTCGCACCAAAGGACGCCCGCCGCCTGGCGAGTCCCGTCGTATCGGGGCCATCCCGCGTGGTTCAGCATGCCGACGAGCGATCTGCGATCGATGCTGCCAAGTCTGCGCCGTCGGATCAGACATGA
- a CDS encoding aldehyde dehydrogenase family protein has product MTSIAVRNPRTGEFDYEIRSMDAAEIGAAVAVARAAQRAWEAGGLPHRIAALLEWAAQLEAHGNDIVTALSIDTARHRISAEELGAVIHFIHGFCEHAPNVLATPFRKLDAHPDIVFKVTYPAYPVVGVISPWNFPLVLSFIDAIPALVAGASVVIKPSEITPRFIEPLRRSIEAVPALRGVLTLVSGGAETGAALVAQSDAVVFTGSVPTGKKIASVAAQAFIPAFLELGGKDAAVVLAGADVKRAATAILRSALYNSGQVCYAIERVYADESLYDALVDELCTQAGNLRRSLVMGDGGHYGPMIFERQASIIDAQLQDALDKGASIKLGGKSETVDGAVWIDPTIVANVDHSMKLMTEETFGPIVPVMRFSCDAQAEQLMNDSIYGLSGAVFGPDTHTAGDFATKMEAGGVSINDTELPRVMMFDGEKTAFKQSGMGGSRYGATSIMRYVRKRALLANEGAIAGLDKLAETAG; this is encoded by the coding sequence ATGACCTCTATTGCAGTACGCAATCCTCGCACCGGCGAGTTCGACTACGAAATCAGGAGCATGGATGCCGCGGAGATTGGCGCGGCGGTCGCCGTCGCGCGCGCAGCGCAGCGCGCGTGGGAGGCCGGCGGGTTGCCGCACCGCATCGCGGCACTGCTGGAATGGGCCGCGCAGCTTGAGGCGCATGGCAACGACATCGTTACCGCACTGTCGATTGACACTGCGCGCCATCGCATCTCTGCCGAAGAACTGGGGGCTGTAATCCACTTTATCCATGGTTTCTGCGAGCATGCGCCGAACGTACTCGCGACGCCGTTTCGCAAGCTCGACGCGCATCCGGATATCGTGTTCAAGGTTACCTATCCCGCTTACCCCGTCGTTGGTGTGATCAGCCCGTGGAATTTTCCGCTGGTGCTGTCATTCATCGATGCGATTCCAGCGCTGGTGGCGGGCGCGTCCGTAGTGATCAAGCCGAGCGAAATCACGCCGCGCTTCATCGAGCCGCTGCGCCGCTCGATCGAAGCCGTGCCCGCGCTGCGCGGCGTGCTCACACTCGTGAGCGGCGGGGCGGAAACCGGGGCAGCACTTGTCGCACAGTCGGATGCGGTGGTGTTCACCGGCAGCGTTCCAACCGGGAAAAAGATCGCGAGCGTGGCGGCGCAGGCGTTTATCCCCGCTTTCCTCGAGCTCGGCGGCAAGGACGCTGCTGTGGTGCTCGCAGGAGCCGACGTGAAGCGCGCGGCCACCGCCATCCTGCGCAGTGCACTCTACAACTCCGGGCAGGTCTGCTACGCGATCGAGCGTGTCTATGCGGACGAATCGCTATACGACGCGCTCGTCGACGAACTCTGCACACAGGCCGGGAATTTGCGGCGTAGCCTGGTGATGGGCGACGGCGGCCACTATGGTCCGATGATCTTCGAGCGGCAGGCATCCATCATCGACGCGCAACTGCAGGATGCGCTCGACAAGGGGGCGTCGATCAAGCTCGGCGGCAAGAGCGAAACGGTGGATGGCGCCGTGTGGATCGATCCGACCATTGTCGCGAACGTCGATCACAGCATGAAGCTGATGACGGAAGAGACGTTCGGACCGATCGTACCCGTCATGCGCTTTTCCTGCGATGCGCAGGCCGAGCAGTTGATGAACGATTCGATCTACGGACTAAGCGGCGCGGTGTTCGGCCCCGACACGCATACCGCCGGAGATTTCGCGACGAAGATGGAGGCGGGCGGCGTCAGCATTAACGATACCGAGCTGCCGCGCGTGATGATGTTCGACGGCGAGAAGACCGCGTTCAAGCAATCGGGGATGGGTGGCTCACGGTATGGCGCGACGAGCATCATGCGCTACGTTCGCAAGCGTGCGCTACTTGCGAACGAAGGAGCGATTGCGGGTCTCGACAAGCTTGCGGAAACAGCTGGGTGA
- a CDS encoding LysR family transcriptional regulator, which yields MTHVSALTRYGKQEEGMPQCCIAIIFHSLCISINGVIPERASGKSIKSMHAVTEMEIFVEVVRQGGFSAAARSLSLASSVVADRVAGLEKRLGVPLLLRTTRRQSLTEAGEDYFQEASRIINDVRTLESRIVESATAVRGTLHVTAPNPLGLRWIAPFVGRFAASYPDMATQLTLDDHFADIVAQGIDIAIRGGPAIDANLIGHHLFDTRRVVVASPAYLDDHGTPRHPDELAAHRCLVFNTQSHLHAEWRFGRGPAARKLRVTGSLASTNSALPVAWAVAGLGLVQKSWWEVSEHLAARRLVTVLDAFEPEPASFYAIHPVSRNKSRKVALFVEGLVSLFADMDGGVRLPRRT from the coding sequence ATGACTCATGTCAGCGCACTCACAAGATATGGAAAGCAGGAAGAGGGCATGCCGCAATGCTGCATCGCAATAATCTTCCACTCGCTTTGCATATCGATAAATGGTGTAATTCCGGAAAGAGCTTCCGGAAAGTCCATTAAATCGATGCATGCTGTCACTGAAATGGAGATCTTCGTCGAAGTGGTGCGGCAAGGCGGTTTCTCTGCAGCAGCGCGTAGCCTCAGCCTGGCATCCTCCGTCGTAGCCGATCGTGTGGCCGGTCTGGAAAAGCGTCTCGGGGTGCCGCTGCTGCTAAGGACCACGCGCCGCCAATCGTTGACCGAGGCGGGCGAAGATTACTTTCAGGAGGCCAGCCGCATCATCAACGACGTGAGGACGCTGGAAAGCCGAATTGTCGAGAGCGCGACTGCCGTGCGAGGCACACTTCACGTCACGGCACCGAACCCGCTAGGACTCCGCTGGATTGCTCCGTTCGTCGGACGGTTTGCGGCGAGCTATCCCGATATGGCGACCCAGCTGACGCTGGATGACCACTTTGCTGACATCGTCGCGCAAGGCATCGACATCGCGATCCGGGGCGGCCCCGCCATCGACGCGAACCTGATCGGGCATCACCTGTTCGACACCCGGCGCGTGGTCGTTGCGAGTCCGGCGTACCTGGATGACCACGGCACGCCCCGCCACCCTGACGAACTTGCAGCGCATCGTTGCCTGGTGTTCAACACGCAATCCCATCTTCATGCGGAGTGGCGTTTTGGACGGGGTCCAGCAGCCAGGAAGCTACGAGTGACGGGCTCACTTGCATCGACCAATTCCGCGTTGCCGGTTGCCTGGGCGGTCGCTGGTCTGGGGCTTGTCCAGAAATCCTGGTGGGAAGTTTCGGAACATCTCGCGGCGAGGCGACTGGTGACGGTGCTCGACGCCTTCGAGCCCGAACCTGCAAGCTTCTATGCCATCCATCCCGTCAGTCGCAACAAGTCCCGCAAGGTTGCGCTGTTCGTTGAGGGCCTTGTGTCACTGTTTGCCGACATGGATGGCGGAGTGAGGCTCCCACGAAGGACTTGA
- a CDS encoding GlcG/HbpS family heme-binding protein encodes MRQPWLFGYGDRLDPSGHQQAVIKGDSVPLQSLSVSYRKAYTAYAYGLAFNKDSTSELIAAKVAGPLDGGVLATEPEVIFIPGGVTLRTADRTVIGGIGVSGAPGGDKDEACAQAAVDKYRQDFH; translated from the coding sequence GTGCGCCAGCCGTGGCTATTCGGTTACGGCGACCGTCTCGATCCTTCGGGCCACCAGCAAGCGGTCATCAAGGGCGATTCGGTGCCGCTGCAATCGCTTTCCGTGTCCTATCGCAAGGCCTATACGGCTTATGCCTATGGCCTGGCTTTCAACAAGGACTCCACCAGTGAGCTGATCGCGGCGAAGGTAGCCGGCCCGCTCGACGGCGGCGTGCTGGCAACGGAACCAGAAGTGATCTTCATCCCCGGCGGCGTGACCCTACGTACGGCTGATCGCACCGTGATTGGCGGTATCGGCGTGTCTGGTGCCCCGGGGGGCGACAAGGACGAAGCGTGCGCGCAGGCGGCAGTGGATAAATACAGGCAGGATTTCCATTGA
- a CDS encoding MFS transporter produces the protein MRDETSAVTTADSMLAPQAQADARRATRALAALTTAVFLTFMTIGLPLPVVPLYVGKTLGFGNVLVGLSVGIQFLATILTRGVAGRQVDRMGARPVMLRGMFFCGCSGLALVLSAQLPAAGVVRLLVLIVGRLVLGFGESQLIVGMFGWGIGTVGQPRSGKVLAWTGMAMYGAIALAAPIGYWLYHRGGMTYVGTVVVHLPMIAAFFAYPVAGVAPLKGEHQPFWSVIGLIWQPGLAVLLQGVGFAAIGAFVSLDFAARGWAGTGLALSCFGGAFVLVRVLCGHLPDRYGGMPIAIASLAIEMVGQALLFLAPTAPMALLGAAVTGAGCSMAFPSLGVEVVKRVDVHSRATALGGFAAFQDLAYGLTGPVTGVFATAFGFPSVFAVGSACAAVGLFVVVAMARGALGWSVTRGKPTALSAPNE, from the coding sequence ATGCGTGACGAAACTTCTGCCGTTACTACGGCTGACTCGATGCTTGCCCCACAAGCGCAAGCCGATGCCCGGCGCGCTACCCGCGCGCTGGCCGCGCTGACAACAGCGGTATTCCTGACCTTCATGACGATTGGCCTGCCGTTGCCGGTTGTTCCTCTTTACGTCGGAAAAACACTGGGATTCGGCAATGTCCTGGTCGGTCTGTCGGTCGGCATCCAGTTTCTGGCCACCATCCTGACGCGAGGCGTAGCCGGTCGCCAGGTCGACCGCATGGGCGCGCGCCCTGTCATGCTGCGTGGCATGTTTTTCTGCGGGTGTTCGGGCCTTGCGCTGGTTCTCTCGGCACAACTTCCGGCTGCGGGCGTGGTCAGGTTGCTCGTGCTGATCGTCGGCCGACTCGTGCTGGGGTTTGGCGAAAGCCAGCTCATCGTAGGCATGTTTGGGTGGGGAATCGGCACGGTCGGACAGCCGCGTTCTGGCAAGGTACTGGCGTGGACCGGTATGGCGATGTATGGCGCGATCGCGCTGGCCGCGCCAATCGGTTACTGGCTCTATCACCGGGGCGGTATGACGTATGTGGGCACGGTGGTCGTCCACCTGCCCATGATCGCCGCCTTCTTTGCGTACCCCGTTGCAGGAGTGGCGCCCCTGAAAGGCGAGCACCAGCCATTCTGGAGTGTGATAGGCCTTATCTGGCAGCCTGGGCTGGCCGTGCTGCTACAGGGCGTTGGGTTTGCGGCGATCGGCGCTTTTGTCTCACTGGATTTTGCTGCCAGGGGATGGGCGGGAACGGGCCTCGCATTGAGCTGTTTCGGGGGTGCTTTTGTGTTGGTTCGTGTCCTGTGCGGTCACCTCCCGGATCGCTATGGTGGAATGCCCATTGCCATCGCATCCCTAGCCATTGAAATGGTAGGGCAAGCACTGCTCTTTCTCGCGCCAACCGCCCCGATGGCGCTTTTGGGCGCTGCCGTAACCGGCGCCGGCTGTTCGATGGCCTTTCCGTCCTTGGGCGTCGAAGTCGTCAAGCGCGTTGACGTCCATAGTCGTGCGACCGCATTGGGAGGATTCGCGGCATTCCAGGATCTGGCCTATGGCTTGACCGGCCCGGTGACAGGGGTGTTCGCCACAGCCTTCGGATTCCCCTCCGTGTTCGCGGTCGGTAGCGCCTGCGCGGCAGTTGGCCTGTTCGTGGTCGTGGCCATGGCGCGTGGCGCGCTCGGGTGGTCGGTTACCCGCGGAAAACCGACGGCCCTCTCGGCCCCCAACGAATAA
- a CDS encoding ABC transporter substrate-binding protein produces MRTQRGNLPKPAGRTAKLTVYALGVAAVLACGAARSAEVEVLHYWTSGGEAKSAQVLKQMLDEKGDTWKDFAVAGGGGGNAMTALKTRVIAGNPPAAAQIKGPAIQEWGDEGVLVSINDVAKREGWDKLIPPQISGIMKYKGQYVAAPVNVHRVNRLWINADALKKVNAQPPATWDEFFRTAEALQKAGITPVAIGGQQWQDAETFETVALGVGGAAFYEKAFVQLDQSTLRGPTMVKALETFKKIKAYTDKAQTGRDWNLATGMVISGKAAMQFMGDWAKGEFSVAGKVPGKDYLCVPAPGSQNAYTFNVDSFAFFKVRSADVEKGQKDLASLLLSPKFQEIFNLNKGSIPVRQGMDLSKFDTCAQRSAADFTSAQAKGTLVPSWAHDMVDTPAVEGAFYDVIGNFWNDDNESAQQAADKLAVAAKTR; encoded by the coding sequence ATGCGAACCCAACGAGGCAACCTGCCCAAACCGGCCGGCCGGACCGCAAAGCTCACGGTCTACGCGCTCGGCGTCGCGGCGGTCCTTGCCTGCGGGGCGGCGCGCTCCGCGGAGGTCGAGGTGTTGCACTACTGGACGTCCGGTGGCGAAGCAAAATCGGCCCAGGTCCTCAAGCAGATGCTTGATGAAAAAGGCGATACCTGGAAGGATTTCGCCGTTGCCGGCGGTGGCGGAGGAAACGCGATGACCGCGCTCAAGACGCGCGTGATCGCAGGCAATCCGCCCGCTGCAGCCCAGATCAAGGGGCCCGCCATTCAGGAGTGGGGAGACGAAGGCGTGCTCGTGTCGATCAACGACGTGGCGAAGCGCGAAGGCTGGGACAAGCTGATTCCGCCGCAGATTTCGGGCATCATGAAGTACAAGGGACAATATGTAGCGGCGCCGGTCAACGTGCATCGTGTCAACAGGCTATGGATCAATGCGGACGCGCTGAAGAAGGTGAACGCGCAGCCGCCCGCCACGTGGGACGAGTTCTTCCGGACTGCCGAAGCACTGCAGAAAGCGGGCATCACGCCGGTCGCGATCGGTGGCCAGCAATGGCAGGACGCCGAAACCTTCGAGACCGTGGCGCTCGGTGTGGGCGGTGCGGCCTTTTACGAGAAGGCGTTCGTGCAACTCGATCAGTCGACCCTCAGGGGGCCGACCATGGTCAAGGCGCTCGAAACGTTCAAGAAAATCAAGGCCTATACCGACAAGGCTCAGACGGGGCGCGACTGGAATCTGGCGACCGGCATGGTGATCTCCGGTAAGGCGGCGATGCAGTTCATGGGGGACTGGGCCAAGGGCGAGTTCAGCGTAGCCGGGAAGGTGCCGGGCAAGGACTATCTGTGCGTACCAGCTCCCGGTTCGCAAAACGCCTATACGTTCAACGTCGACAGCTTCGCGTTCTTCAAGGTCAGGAGCGCGGATGTCGAGAAGGGGCAGAAGGATCTCGCGAGCCTGCTTCTTAGCCCGAAGTTCCAGGAGATATTCAACCTCAACAAGGGCTCGATTCCCGTGCGGCAAGGCATGGATCTGTCGAAGTTCGACACCTGTGCGCAGCGTTCCGCTGCCGATTTCACCAGCGCGCAGGCGAAGGGAACGCTGGTGCCGTCGTGGGCGCATGACATGGTCGATACGCCGGCGGTGGAAGGTGCCTTTTACGACGTGATCGGCAACTTCTGGAACGACGACAACGAAAGCGCGCAGCAAGCCGCGGACAAGCTCGCCGTTGCGGCAAAAACTCGCTGA
- a CDS encoding L-dopachrome tautomerase-related protein — protein sequence MKRRTFIAAAAGTALVPVLDATAFAGTVSGDTAPDGSFEIVAAFPGPGPSGIAVTPEGRVFVGFPRHADNHREATLAELKGNVLVPYPNAALSLPSDKPPEQRLISIHGMTTDSRGRLWAIDDGKLAGQPIAPGAAKVIGVDPHSDRLIASIVLKPPAMRPDSHMNDLRIDLTHGPQGVAYIADSSFGTSGALVVVDIATERQRRVLTNHPSTQPEQGFVAVLEGRPLRYDPAHPGFPVGGADSVTLSADSSRLYYSPLTSRRLYSIATDLLADFGATDAALAAGVVDHGEKVMTDGLATDMQDRIYLTAGEHDAILRRYPDGRLDVVARDPRIVWPDGIFATATHVYCTLGQWDRLPGFNGGKDLRVPPYLLIRVPIDQPCPPVA from the coding sequence TTGAAGCGCCGCACTTTCATCGCCGCCGCAGCTGGCACAGCGCTCGTACCGGTGTTGGACGCGACCGCTTTCGCTGGGACTGTCTCCGGCGACACAGCACCGGATGGTTCGTTCGAGATCGTCGCCGCGTTTCCTGGTCCGGGTCCATCCGGCATCGCTGTAACGCCCGAGGGGCGGGTGTTCGTGGGTTTCCCCCGGCACGCTGATAACCATCGCGAGGCGACGCTGGCGGAATTGAAGGGCAATGTGCTGGTTCCCTATCCCAACGCTGCCCTCAGCCTGCCCTCGGACAAGCCGCCCGAACAGCGCCTGATCTCGATTCACGGCATGACCACGGACAGTCGCGGCCGGCTATGGGCGATCGACGACGGCAAGCTCGCCGGACAACCGATTGCGCCGGGGGCGGCCAAAGTGATCGGCGTCGACCCACACTCGGATCGGTTGATCGCGAGCATCGTGCTGAAACCGCCGGCGATGCGCCCCGACAGCCACATGAACGACTTGCGCATCGATTTGACCCACGGCCCGCAGGGCGTCGCCTACATCGCCGATTCCTCGTTCGGCACATCGGGCGCACTGGTCGTGGTTGACATCGCGACCGAACGCCAACGCCGCGTGCTGACCAATCACCCGTCGACGCAACCGGAACAGGGATTCGTAGCCGTGCTCGAAGGGCGGCCTCTGCGTTACGACCCGGCGCATCCCGGTTTCCCGGTGGGGGGCGCGGACAGCGTCACGCTCAGTGCGGACAGTTCGCGACTCTACTACTCGCCGTTGACGAGCCGCAGGCTGTACAGCATCGCGACCGACCTGCTGGCCGATTTCGGTGCCACCGATGCGGCCCTTGCAGCCGGCGTGGTGGACCACGGTGAGAAGGTGATGACCGACGGCCTCGCGACCGATATGCAGGATCGTATCTATCTCACCGCCGGCGAACACGATGCCATCCTGCGTCGTTATCCGGACGGACGCCTCGACGTGGTCGCGCGAGATCCCCGCATCGTATGGCCGGACGGCATTTTCGCCACGGCCACCCACGTCTATTGCACGTTGGGCCAGTGGGACCGGCTCCCGGGATTCAACGGCGGCAAAGACCTTCGCGTGCCCCCGTACCTCCTGATTCGTGTGCCGATCGATCAGCCGTGTCCTCCTGTTGCCTAG